From Salvelinus namaycush isolate Seneca chromosome 27, SaNama_1.0, whole genome shotgun sequence, the proteins below share one genomic window:
- the LOC120022052 gene encoding fer3-like protein: MERQGRLGDSALYDFVSDINLMEIHPKSTSGSKQLMDSFLPATGYRGRYYNLSYVNGSHRETGTSEGEQTGHGHPLHEMATGSTSAYTYYSPGSFSHTSHTHTSDTHTGRSKRRRVINVGQRQAANVRERKRMFSLNEAFDELRRKVPTFAYEKRLSRIETLRLAIVYISFMTDLLENT; this comes from the coding sequence atgGAGAGGCAGGGCCGTCTTGGGGACTCGGCACTGTATGACTTTGTCAGTGATATAAACCTCATGGAGATTCACCCAAAGTCCACTTCGGGTTCAAAACAGCTCATGGACAGCTTTCTCCCAGCCACTGGCTACCGGGGCCGGTACTACAACCTCTCCTATGTTAACGGGAGCCACCGGGAAACAGGTACAAGCGAGGGGGAACAAACCGGACACGGACATCCACTGCATGAGATGGCCACAGGGAGCACATCTGCCTACACCTACTACAGCCCAGGCTCTTTCTCacacacatctcacacacacacctcagacacacacaccgggcGGTCGAAGCGGAGGCGTGTGATCAATGTGGGCCAGCGTCAGGCGGCGAACGTccgggagaggaagaggatgttcaGTCTCAACGAGGCATTTGACGAGCTGCGGAGAAAAGTGCCAACCTTTGCTTACGAGAAGAGGCTGTCACGCATCGAGACGCTCCGCCTCGCCATCGTTTACATCTCCTTCATGACGGACCTGTTAGAGAACACTTGA